A stretch of the Archangium violaceum genome encodes the following:
- a CDS encoding DNA alkylation repair protein, producing MSTPSAKSVQDELARAADPEKAAFFPKFFKTGPGGYAEGDVFLGVTVPEQRRIARRHKNLPLEQVRELLRSKLHEHRFTGFVILVEQFERADEAGRERLFTFCREHLAGMNNWDLVDTVAPRLIGAYLLEHPEHVPQLYDFARSPVLWERRIAIMATFAFIRAGDFTHTLKLAELLLHDEHDLIHKAVGWMLREVGNRNMATEETFLDRHAGEMPRTMLRYAIEKFPPARRKHYMTLSPSPSGRGSG from the coding sequence GTGAGCACTCCCTCCGCGAAGAGCGTCCAGGACGAGCTGGCACGAGCGGCCGATCCCGAGAAGGCCGCCTTCTTTCCGAAGTTCTTCAAGACGGGCCCGGGGGGATACGCCGAAGGGGACGTGTTCCTGGGCGTGACCGTCCCGGAGCAGCGGCGGATCGCCCGGCGCCACAAGAACCTCCCCCTGGAGCAGGTGCGTGAGCTGTTACGGAGCAAGCTGCACGAGCACCGGTTCACCGGCTTCGTCATCCTCGTGGAGCAGTTCGAGCGGGCGGACGAGGCCGGACGCGAACGCCTCTTCACCTTCTGCCGGGAGCACCTGGCGGGGATGAACAACTGGGACCTGGTGGACACGGTGGCGCCGCGACTGATCGGCGCATACCTGCTCGAGCATCCCGAGCACGTGCCGCAGCTCTACGACTTCGCACGCTCGCCAGTGCTGTGGGAGCGGCGCATCGCCATCATGGCGACCTTCGCCTTCATCCGGGCGGGAGACTTCACACACACGTTGAAGCTGGCGGAACTCCTGCTCCACGACGAGCACGATCTCATCCACAAGGCGGTGGGGTGGATGCTGCGCGAGGTAGGGAACAGGAACATGGCGACCGAGGAAACCTTCCTCGACCGCCATGCCGGAGAGATGCCGAGGACCATGTTGCGCTACGCCATCGAGAAGTTCCCGCCAGCCAGACGCAAACATTACATGACCCTCTCTCCCTCTCCCTCTGGGAGAGGGTCGGGGTGA
- a CDS encoding B-box zinc finger protein → MTQGLQSMDAGAFCARHGGQPASATCVRCGNFMCGECGAGGREDRCPTCRERVADPAPFPLSRTDWRFGALWTLCWDVFRREWLLLSLGMLLLAAVGPVFSLGVSLVSGALGGAAGEEGMAVAVVLVLLATPFILVIQGVMQLGVHRVSWAVLRGGTATFPDFLGQWRKTLSYVVLGMLGSLVALATVLYAGFMNMLIPMFMGLAVSLERAGLSWLGMLLGGGLSLVVILLSGYALFRMSFLLSVAMMELACNDTAGPLVAFRIARVITRGQLRWFLLVCLISAPLLLLGVLMLGIGVFPALALVHLLLVGLYLTLRNGVDLGAREKSADALGENASGSEA, encoded by the coding sequence ATGACGCAGGGCCTTCAGTCCATGGATGCGGGTGCCTTCTGTGCGCGGCATGGTGGGCAGCCGGCGAGCGCCACGTGTGTGCGTTGTGGCAACTTCATGTGTGGCGAGTGCGGCGCTGGAGGCCGCGAGGACCGTTGTCCGACATGCCGGGAGCGAGTGGCGGACCCCGCTCCGTTTCCGCTCTCGCGGACGGACTGGCGCTTCGGTGCGCTCTGGACTCTCTGCTGGGATGTGTTCCGGCGCGAGTGGCTTCTGCTGAGTCTTGGGATGTTGCTGCTCGCCGCTGTCGGTCCCGTGTTCAGTCTGGGGGTGAGCCTCGTCAGCGGAGCCCTGGGGGGCGCGGCGGGAGAGGAGGGAATGGCGGTGGCTGTGGTGCTGGTGCTGCTCGCCACTCCCTTCATCCTGGTCATCCAGGGCGTGATGCAACTGGGTGTGCACCGGGTGTCCTGGGCGGTGTTGCGAGGCGGCACGGCTACCTTTCCTGACTTCCTGGGGCAGTGGAGGAAGACACTCTCCTATGTCGTGCTGGGCATGCTGGGCTCTCTGGTGGCGCTCGCGACCGTGCTCTACGCTGGCTTCATGAACATGCTCATTCCCATGTTCATGGGCCTCGCCGTGAGCCTCGAACGGGCGGGGCTGAGTTGGTTGGGCATGCTCCTGGGGGGCGGTCTGAGCTTGGTGGTCATCCTGTTGTCGGGCTACGCACTGTTCCGGATGAGCTTCCTGCTGAGTGTGGCGATGATGGAACTGGCATGCAATGACACGGCGGGTCCACTGGTCGCGTTCCGGATTGCCAGGGTCATCACCCGGGGACAGCTCCGTTGGTTCCTGCTCGTCTGCCTCATCTCCGCTCCACTGCTCCTTCTGGGAGTCCTGATGTTGGGTATCGGCGTGTTTCCCGCCCTCGCCCTGGTTCACCTGCTGCTGGTCGGCCTCTACCTGACGCTCCGCAACGGTGTGGATCTTGGAGCCCGCGAGAAATCCGCCGACGCGCTCGGGGAGAATGCGTCTGGCTCGGAGGCGTGA
- a CDS encoding DUF2157 domain-containing protein, with the protein MSLDPLDFAATPERIRALADAGVLTPSGMEQALRLAVASPARPAWRRFLSAVLLGFGSLLVLSGVIYFFAYNWAALHRFGKMGLLLAAILAASLAAWRLGEGLAGQFALLFAAVLVGPLLAVYGQAYQTGADPYELFIGWSLLVLPWVALARFGPLWLLLLLLVDTGICLYWEQVALGEGSTLLLVLGLVNGGAWAAHELLAGRGIPWLQGRWLPRVLAMMTLAPLLALATYMVAEPREADTASRVAFGLLLGVMVAAYLFHRFVRSELFLLTLDAMSAMTLVTTLIGRALFNENRFEPDVFFVMALVIIGEVGLSVWWLRAEARGSEEV; encoded by the coding sequence GTGTCCCTTGATCCGCTTGATTTCGCCGCCACGCCCGAACGCATCCGCGCGCTCGCCGATGCCGGTGTCCTGACGCCCTCGGGCATGGAGCAGGCCCTGCGGCTCGCCGTGGCCTCTCCAGCGCGGCCCGCCTGGCGGCGCTTCCTGTCCGCCGTGCTGCTCGGCTTCGGCTCGTTGCTCGTGCTCTCCGGCGTCATCTACTTCTTCGCCTACAACTGGGCGGCCCTCCACCGCTTCGGGAAGATGGGGCTGCTGCTGGCGGCCATCCTCGCGGCGTCCCTCGCGGCCTGGCGTCTGGGTGAGGGGCTCGCTGGACAGTTCGCCCTCCTCTTCGCGGCGGTGCTCGTGGGCCCGCTACTCGCCGTCTACGGGCAGGCGTACCAGACGGGCGCCGATCCCTATGAGCTGTTCATCGGGTGGAGCCTGCTCGTCCTGCCCTGGGTGGCGCTCGCGCGCTTTGGCCCCTTGTGGCTGTTGCTGCTGCTCCTCGTGGACACGGGTATCTGCCTTTATTGGGAGCAGGTCGCCCTCGGAGAGGGTTCCACGCTGCTCCTGGTGCTCGGGCTGGTGAACGGCGGGGCCTGGGCCGCGCACGAGCTCCTCGCGGGGCGTGGCATTCCCTGGCTTCAGGGCCGGTGGCTGCCCCGGGTGCTCGCGATGATGACACTGGCACCGCTGCTCGCGCTGGCGACCTACATGGTGGCGGAGCCTCGCGAGGCGGACACCGCGAGCCGCGTGGCGTTCGGCCTGCTCCTGGGAGTGATGGTCGCGGCGTATCTCTTCCACCGCTTCGTCCGCTCCGAGCTCTTCCTTCTCACCCTGGACGCGATGAGCGCGATGACGCTGGTCACCACCTTGATTGGCCGCGCCCTGTTCAATGAGAACCGCTTCGAGCCGGACGTCTTCTTCGTGATGGCCCTGGTCATCATCGGCGAGGTGGGACTCTCGGTCTGGTGGCTGCGCGCCGAGGCGCGTGGCTCGGAGGAGGTGTAG
- a CDS encoding nucleotidyltransferase domain-containing protein: MTDHLMTEHQRRVADRALDEESSRREHLVVSLSGAHAYGFPSPDSDLDLKCVHVTPTAHLLRLEQRGSATAERLEVVDGVEVDYSSNEVGPVLFGVLQGNGNYVERLLGAHTLRGSAELESLRPLVRRVLSRRLHRHYRGFAHSQLREWEKTDFRSTKKLLYVLRTALTGTHALLTGEVETDLTALMDRYGFREARELVEWKRRGERSELPESLSEHWRGQVGRAFERLDSACEHSVLPEEPVGAEELEAWLLEFRRSRF; this comes from the coding sequence ATGACGGACCATCTGATGACGGAACACCAGCGGCGCGTGGCCGACCGCGCGCTCGACGAGGAGTCCTCGCGGCGCGAGCACCTCGTCGTGTCCCTCTCGGGCGCCCACGCGTACGGCTTCCCCTCACCCGACAGCGACCTGGACCTCAAGTGCGTCCACGTCACCCCCACCGCGCATTTGCTCCGGCTGGAGCAGCGCGGCTCCGCCACCGCCGAGCGGCTGGAGGTCGTGGACGGCGTCGAGGTGGATTACTCGTCCAACGAGGTCGGCCCCGTGCTGTTCGGCGTCCTCCAGGGCAACGGCAACTACGTGGAGCGGCTGCTCGGAGCGCATACCCTGCGCGGCTCGGCCGAGCTGGAGTCCCTGCGTCCGCTCGTGCGCCGGGTGCTGTCGCGGCGTCTGCACAGGCATTACCGCGGCTTCGCCCACAGTCAGTTGCGCGAGTGGGAGAAGACGGACTTCCGTTCCACCAAGAAGCTCCTGTACGTGCTGCGCACGGCGCTCACCGGTACTCACGCGCTGCTCACCGGCGAAGTGGAGACGGACCTCACCGCGCTGATGGACCGCTATGGCTTCCGGGAGGCGCGCGAGCTCGTCGAGTGGAAGCGGCGTGGCGAGCGCAGTGAGTTGCCCGAATCCCTCTCCGAGCACTGGCGCGGACAGGTGGGACGCGCCTTCGAGCGGCTTGACTCGGCCTGCGAGCACTCCGTGCTCCCCGAGGAGCCCGTGGGCGCCGAAGAGTTGGAGGCGTGGTTGCTCGAGTTCCGGCGCTCACGGTTCTGA
- a CDS encoding DNA polymerase beta superfamily protein translates to MARGHRTPEQDPTEATARPRGYEQVDRLSVPLPHGTEVTTRVERVAGDRRIPQGVVGRVVRARGGGFDVQIVGVGELWYARDELVPRKPGQLQFALRRAATWDALRPCVVLETVVGSQAWGLANEASDVDMRGVFGLPLPWHFGLADKARDLVSADGSHTFWEISKAVEQALRADPNTLEMLFVPSARASDELGEWLLAEREAFVSRAIFGSFGRYAMSQLDKLTRSQRLAEHRDLVLEWLCEEPTPSLDEVARRLAAISPRSAPTPEDALLAAKTYLKQLYRSLWDQGLIEANDFAALTRYARGGGQRPPSARELRPKNAYNLLRLVVLATGWLRDGVPTFEVTGTYKARMLDIKAGRVPLEEVLRDAEALAPELEEAHRTSKLPQLPDYGRADRLLRRVGEELARRWVLKEPGPLGRDAPAPPAVEWKEEES, encoded by the coding sequence ATGGCCCGCGGACACAGGACTCCCGAGCAGGACCCGACGGAAGCAACGGCCCGTCCCCGTGGCTACGAGCAGGTGGACCGGCTGTCCGTTCCCCTGCCCCACGGCACCGAGGTGACGACGCGCGTGGAGCGCGTGGCCGGCGACCGGCGCATCCCCCAGGGCGTGGTGGGCCGCGTCGTCCGCGCCCGTGGCGGTGGCTTCGACGTCCAGATCGTCGGCGTGGGCGAGCTCTGGTACGCCCGTGACGAGCTCGTGCCTCGCAAGCCGGGCCAGCTCCAGTTCGCGCTCCGGCGAGCCGCCACCTGGGACGCCCTGCGCCCCTGCGTGGTGCTGGAGACCGTGGTGGGCTCGCAGGCCTGGGGCCTCGCCAACGAGGCCTCCGACGTCGACATGCGCGGCGTCTTCGGCCTCCCCCTGCCCTGGCACTTCGGCCTCGCCGACAAGGCTCGCGACCTCGTCAGCGCCGATGGCAGCCATACCTTCTGGGAGATCTCCAAGGCGGTGGAACAGGCCCTCCGGGCCGACCCCAACACCCTGGAGATGCTCTTCGTCCCCAGCGCCCGCGCCTCGGACGAGCTGGGAGAGTGGTTGCTCGCCGAGCGCGAGGCCTTCGTGTCCAGGGCCATCTTCGGCAGCTTCGGCCGATACGCCATGAGCCAGCTCGACAAGCTCACGCGCAGCCAGCGGCTCGCCGAGCACCGGGACCTGGTGCTCGAGTGGCTGTGCGAGGAGCCCACTCCGAGTCTGGACGAGGTGGCCCGGCGGCTCGCGGCCATCTCCCCGCGCTCCGCGCCCACGCCCGAGGACGCGCTGCTCGCGGCCAAGACGTACCTCAAGCAGCTCTACCGCTCGCTGTGGGACCAGGGCCTCATCGAGGCCAACGACTTCGCCGCCCTCACCCGCTATGCGCGTGGCGGCGGTCAGCGGCCTCCCAGCGCTCGCGAGCTGCGGCCGAAGAACGCCTACAACCTGCTGCGCCTGGTGGTGCTCGCCACCGGGTGGCTGCGGGACGGGGTGCCCACCTTCGAAGTCACCGGCACCTACAAGGCGCGCATGTTGGACATCAAGGCCGGACGCGTCCCGCTGGAGGAGGTGCTGCGGGACGCCGAGGCCCTCGCACCGGAACTGGAAGAGGCCCACCGCACCAGCAAGTTGCCGCAGCTCCCGGACTACGGGCGCGCGGACCGGCTGCTGCGGCGCGTGGGCGAGGAACTCGCGCGGCGCTGGGTGCTGAAGGAGCCCGGGCCGCTCGGCCGTGATGCCCCCGCGCCTCCGGCCGTCGAATGGAAGGAAGAAGAGTCATGA
- a CDS encoding class I SAM-dependent methyltransferase: MERLSDWYDHPEYYEAIFGTDTEREMDFLLEVSRRYGTGGKRLLEPACGAGRLVAEAARRGYQVVGYDISEKMLAHARRRLTPAMRRRVRLHQARMEEFYQPELEGKVDLAFNLVSTFRYLDSEKAALAHLEGTRRLLNPEGVYVLGFHLTDYERDKAEHERWVERLGKDTVVCNTHEGLPDPRLRRSAMRNRLRITGPGKDLLIETHWYFRTYDLPQIRRLFRRAGLQVLAVYDFDYQVDAPRKRREIRLDSIFVLQPVKTKTPSPSGRGSG; the protein is encoded by the coding sequence ATGGAACGACTCTCCGACTGGTACGACCATCCCGAGTATTACGAGGCCATCTTCGGCACGGACACCGAGCGGGAGATGGACTTCCTGCTGGAGGTGAGCCGCCGTTACGGCACGGGGGGCAAGAGGTTGCTCGAGCCCGCGTGTGGGGCGGGCCGGCTCGTCGCCGAGGCCGCGCGCCGGGGCTACCAGGTGGTGGGCTACGACATCTCCGAGAAGATGCTGGCCCACGCCCGCCGACGCCTCACTCCGGCCATGCGCCGGAGGGTTCGCCTCCATCAGGCCCGCATGGAGGAGTTCTACCAGCCGGAGCTGGAGGGGAAGGTGGACCTGGCCTTCAACCTGGTGTCCACGTTCCGCTACCTGGACAGCGAGAAGGCGGCGCTCGCGCACCTGGAGGGGACGCGGCGGCTGCTGAATCCCGAGGGCGTGTACGTGCTCGGCTTCCACCTGACGGACTATGAGCGGGACAAGGCGGAGCACGAGCGGTGGGTGGAGCGGCTCGGGAAGGACACGGTGGTGTGCAACACCCACGAGGGGTTGCCGGATCCCCGCCTGAGACGCTCGGCCATGCGGAACCGGCTGCGGATAACAGGGCCGGGGAAGGACCTGCTCATCGAGACGCACTGGTACTTCCGCACATACGATCTGCCGCAGATCCGGCGGCTGTTCCGCCGTGCGGGACTCCAGGTGTTGGCGGTCTACGACTTCGACTACCAGGTGGATGCGCCACGGAAGCGGAGAGAAATCAGGCTCGACAGCATCTTCGTGCTGCAACCCGTGAAGACCAAGACTCCCTCTCCCTCCGGGAGAGGGTCGGGGTGA
- a CDS encoding ZIP family metal transporter, with translation MPFAVALSSYSLVILLGAVVGALVVVLTRTPTKLVTFLAFAAGVMFGAAFFHMLPEAYHGGGFWAFALVPAGFVFLMVLERYVLTHACEEPPECEEHVHGHTLGLTAFLGLSAHTLFDGIALGSAVKEGVGLMALMAITSHKVPSSLSLASILKAEGKSSRRILLFSVLYGLMVPVGAVLYFAFDAVLRFEALAPRALAFSAGTFLYVAVSDLLPHVNRHGKDNRGRNLVALAAGLLLMLALAQMTELPGHH, from the coding sequence ATGCCTTTCGCTGTAGCCCTCTCCTCCTACTCCTTGGTCATCCTGCTAGGCGCCGTCGTGGGGGCGCTGGTGGTGGTGCTCACCCGCACACCGACGAAGCTGGTGACGTTCCTGGCGTTCGCGGCGGGGGTGATGTTCGGGGCGGCCTTCTTCCACATGCTGCCCGAGGCGTACCACGGGGGCGGATTCTGGGCGTTCGCGCTGGTGCCGGCGGGGTTCGTGTTCCTGATGGTGCTGGAGCGGTACGTGTTGACGCACGCGTGCGAGGAGCCGCCGGAGTGCGAGGAGCACGTGCATGGCCACACGCTGGGGCTGACGGCGTTCCTGGGGCTGTCGGCGCACACGCTGTTCGACGGAATCGCGCTGGGCTCGGCGGTGAAGGAGGGCGTGGGGCTGATGGCGTTGATGGCGATCACCTCGCACAAGGTGCCCTCGTCGCTGTCGCTGGCCTCCATCCTGAAGGCGGAGGGGAAGAGCTCGAGGCGCATCCTGCTCTTCTCGGTGCTGTACGGGCTGATGGTGCCGGTGGGGGCGGTGCTGTACTTCGCCTTCGACGCGGTGCTGCGCTTCGAGGCGCTGGCTCCGAGGGCGCTGGCCTTCTCGGCGGGCACCTTCCTCTACGTGGCGGTGTCGGACCTGCTGCCGCACGTGAACCGGCACGGCAAGGACAACCGGGGGCGCAACCTGGTGGCGCTGGCGGCGGGCCTGCTGCTGATGCTGGCGCTCGCGCAGATGACGGAGCTGCCGGGTCACCACTGA
- a CDS encoding GDYXXLXY domain-containing protein encodes MMRARVIFGGLALIVLVLVVLVVRKELVLAHGTPVLLELAPVDPRSLMQGDYMVLDYAISREVRDPDPFADSDPNTEDGRLVLRLDENGVGRFVRRDAPGTPLAPGELLLRYRVRKGRVRLGAESFFFQEGHADQYADAKYGELRVADDGSSVLVGLRDAERQPLGAQSR; translated from the coding sequence CTGATGCGCGCCCGCGTCATATTTGGCGGACTCGCCCTGATCGTGCTCGTCCTGGTGGTGCTGGTCGTACGCAAGGAGCTCGTCCTCGCCCACGGCACGCCCGTGCTGCTGGAGCTCGCACCCGTGGATCCGCGTTCGCTCATGCAGGGCGATTACATGGTGCTCGACTACGCCATCAGCCGCGAGGTCCGCGATCCCGACCCGTTCGCGGACTCGGACCCGAACACGGAGGACGGGCGCCTCGTGCTCCGCCTCGACGAGAACGGCGTGGGGCGCTTCGTCCGCCGTGATGCGCCCGGCACCCCGCTCGCCCCAGGCGAGCTGCTGCTGCGCTACAGGGTACGCAAGGGTCGCGTGCGCCTGGGTGCGGAGTCCTTCTTCTTCCAGGAGGGCCACGCGGACCAGTACGCCGACGCGAAGTATGGCGAGCTGCGCGTGGCCGATGATGGCTCCAGCGTGCTCGTGGGTCTGCGGGACGCTGAACGACAGCCGCTCGGCGCACAGAGCAGGTAG
- a CDS encoding DUF4401 domain-containing protein, producing MALKPSLREVLPAEFQEQARAALAASRQATAAMPWFVRVLIGFGAWFSSLFLMAFLSLGVVIGEEVGAIILGLLLTGGAVFLRRLGDNVFLTQLALSTGLAGQGLFIGGVAVLSESAEAAAIATIAIQGVLLFVYPDAIQRFLSALFASFALMLLLRLTAPGVLVDVALVGLTLLAHHLLLQQGRLQSGPWGAMVTPAAFGLVTTLLSSLVMRSWFHDIYRELFRHGAVELPPGVLTLGLAVVTLYSAWRVLEETGSEPGGIAGVTAFASLGLLALLTLQTPGVIAATGVLLLGFHRRSVVMLGMAVLFVLGFGVGYYYDLQLTLLAKSLALLGGGLVLLGLRLFILRRFPATEEVR from the coding sequence ATGGCGCTCAAACCCTCGCTCCGGGAGGTTCTGCCCGCCGAGTTCCAGGAACAGGCGCGCGCCGCGCTCGCAGCCTCCCGGCAGGCCACCGCGGCCATGCCCTGGTTCGTGCGCGTCCTCATCGGATTCGGAGCCTGGTTCTCCTCCCTGTTCCTGATGGCGTTCCTCTCCCTGGGAGTGGTGATCGGCGAGGAGGTGGGCGCCATCATCCTGGGCCTGCTGCTCACCGGAGGTGCCGTCTTCCTGCGCCGTCTGGGGGACAACGTGTTCCTCACCCAGCTCGCCCTGTCCACCGGACTGGCCGGGCAGGGCCTCTTCATCGGTGGCGTCGCGGTCCTCTCCGAGAGCGCGGAGGCGGCGGCCATCGCCACCATCGCTATCCAGGGGGTACTTCTCTTCGTCTACCCGGATGCCATCCAGCGTTTCCTGTCCGCGCTGTTCGCCAGCTTCGCGTTGATGCTCCTGCTGCGCCTCACCGCGCCCGGCGTGCTGGTGGACGTGGCGCTCGTGGGCCTCACCCTTCTCGCGCACCACCTCCTGCTCCAACAGGGACGGCTCCAGAGTGGGCCCTGGGGTGCGATGGTGACGCCCGCGGCCTTCGGGCTCGTCACCACGCTCCTGTCGTCATTGGTGATGCGCAGCTGGTTCCATGACATCTACCGCGAACTCTTCCGCCACGGCGCGGTGGAACTGCCACCCGGCGTGCTGACCCTGGGACTCGCAGTGGTGACGCTGTACTCGGCCTGGCGCGTGCTGGAGGAGACGGGCTCCGAGCCCGGTGGAATCGCGGGCGTGACGGCCTTCGCCTCGCTCGGGCTTCTGGCGCTCCTCACGCTCCAGACCCCCGGAGTCATCGCCGCCACCGGCGTGCTCCTGCTCGGTTTCCATCGGCGCAGCGTGGTGATGCTCGGCATGGCCGTGCTCTTCGTGCTCGGCTTCGGCGTGGGCTACTACTACGACCTCCAGCTCACGCTGTTGGCCAAGTCGCTCGCGCTGCTCGGCGGCGGCCTGGTGCTGCTCGGCCTGCGTCTCTTCATCCTGCGCCGCTTCCCCGCTACCGAGGAGGTGCGCTGA
- the lpoB gene encoding penicillin-binding protein activator LpoB: MKTRLIVTVSLAGLLAACGGPRAFTRGTYEDPNTIEMLSDQFNENDLQLIAKKMVNSLAGAPRFSQPSQQLPVVLVGRLKNKTSEHIDMASLGDKIQTGLAQTGRFALLDKAAREDLAEEYEYQQSGYVRPDAAKAPGEQASADYLLTGEISSIIQQVGNDKLVYYKMTAKLNNVRTGLVEWTDEKEIRKKFEKKPVSW, encoded by the coding sequence ATGAAGACCCGTCTCATCGTCACCGTTTCCCTCGCCGGGCTCCTCGCCGCCTGCGGAGGGCCGCGCGCCTTCACCCGCGGCACCTACGAGGACCCGAACACCATCGAGATGCTGTCGGATCAGTTCAACGAGAACGATCTGCAGCTCATCGCCAAGAAGATGGTGAACTCGCTGGCTGGCGCGCCGCGCTTCTCCCAGCCCTCGCAGCAGCTGCCGGTGGTGCTGGTGGGCCGACTCAAGAACAAGACGTCCGAGCACATCGACATGGCCTCGCTGGGCGACAAGATCCAGACGGGCCTGGCCCAGACGGGCCGGTTCGCCCTGCTGGACAAGGCGGCGCGCGAGGACCTCGCCGAGGAGTACGAGTACCAGCAGTCGGGCTACGTGCGCCCGGACGCGGCCAAGGCCCCGGGCGAGCAGGCCAGCGCGGACTACCTGCTCACGGGGGAGATCTCCTCCATCATCCAGCAGGTCGGCAACGACAAGCTCGTCTATTACAAGATGACCGCGAAGCTGAACAACGTGCGCACGGGCCTCGTGGAGTGGACGGACGAGAAGGAAATCCGCAAGAAGTTCGAGAAGAAGCCCGTCTCCTGGTAG
- a CDS encoding COG3014 family protein, whose translation MSLFRCHRASPWAVLALAGLMLLSGCAGDYIARTRGLRTAYESESYELALAELESVAKHDSGKDTLLVLLDRGMVLHAAGRWRDSIQVLAEADRLSAELDVVSVSEEAGALVTNERQRAYRGEDFEKLMISVLQALNYAQLGQDEEALVEVRRVNERLAKMISDEKKPYEQLAIARYIGGVLYEDQREWDSAYIDYAKALELEPRLGGLAEPLLRLAKKTGRLDEYEQLRQRFPDVEHAPLGPDEGQVIVVVEAGLSPEKEPADRRMDTQDIIQVPVYRDRGNPSQAKVWVEDGAKQRTVTVTSLADVAKVHLNERIGRMLAKQVAGVALKAGLAAGAGALTKSKELGALTFVVLNAMNQPDLRSWLSLPAEFQLARFRLPAGHHTVHVDAAGLRTAREVEVKPGRVHVVVVRSYY comes from the coding sequence ATGAGCCTCTTCCGCTGTCACCGCGCGAGCCCGTGGGCGGTGCTCGCGCTCGCGGGCTTGATGCTGCTGTCCGGCTGCGCGGGGGACTACATCGCGCGCACGCGGGGCCTGCGCACCGCGTACGAGTCGGAGTCGTACGAGCTCGCGCTGGCCGAGCTGGAGTCGGTGGCGAAGCATGACTCCGGCAAGGACACGCTGCTGGTGCTGCTGGACCGCGGCATGGTGCTGCACGCGGCGGGACGGTGGCGGGACAGCATCCAGGTGCTGGCGGAGGCGGACCGGTTGTCGGCGGAACTGGACGTCGTCTCCGTGAGCGAGGAGGCCGGGGCGCTCGTCACCAACGAGCGGCAGCGCGCCTACCGGGGCGAGGACTTCGAGAAGCTGATGATCTCCGTGCTCCAGGCGCTCAACTACGCGCAGCTGGGCCAGGACGAGGAAGCGCTCGTCGAGGTCCGCCGCGTGAACGAGCGTCTGGCGAAGATGATCTCCGACGAGAAGAAGCCCTACGAGCAGCTCGCCATCGCGCGCTACATCGGCGGCGTGCTCTACGAGGACCAGCGGGAGTGGGACTCGGCGTACATCGACTACGCGAAGGCGCTCGAGCTGGAGCCGCGACTGGGCGGGCTGGCGGAGCCGCTGCTGCGGCTGGCGAAGAAGACGGGGCGGCTGGACGAATACGAGCAGCTGCGTCAGCGCTTCCCGGACGTGGAGCACGCGCCACTGGGGCCGGACGAGGGCCAGGTCATCGTGGTGGTGGAAGCGGGGTTGTCGCCGGAGAAGGAGCCCGCGGACCGGCGGATGGACACGCAAGACATCATCCAGGTGCCGGTGTACCGGGACCGGGGGAACCCTTCGCAGGCCAAGGTGTGGGTGGAGGATGGCGCGAAGCAGCGAACGGTGACGGTGACGTCACTGGCGGACGTGGCGAAGGTGCACCTGAACGAGCGCATTGGCCGGATGCTGGCGAAACAGGTGGCCGGGGTGGCGTTGAAGGCGGGGCTCGCGGCGGGGGCGGGGGCGCTGACGAAGAGCAAGGAGCTGGGGGCGCTGACCTTCGTGGTCCTGAACGCGATGAACCAGCCGGACCTGCGCTCCTGGCTGTCACTGCCGGCGGAGTTCCAACTGGCCCGCTTCCGGCTGCCGGCGGGCCACCACACGGTGCACGTGGACGCCGCGGGATTGCGTACCGCCCGGGAGGTGGAGGTGAAACCGGGCCGGGTGCACGTCGTCGTGGTGCGCAGCTACTACTGA
- a CDS encoding CBS domain-containing protein has product MLTVEELMTRELVTLNEDDDIVRGDDLLAQHDIRHLPVVKDGKLVGLVSHRDLIRALARQDRAPGAPPMQVRDVMTRSPETLKPKSSVQEAIHKMLDRKFGCVPVVEDGGRLVGILTETDLIRLAGRLLKQEDRH; this is encoded by the coding sequence ATGCTCACCGTCGAGGAACTGATGACCCGGGAGCTGGTCACCCTGAACGAGGACGATGACATCGTCCGGGGGGACGATCTGCTGGCCCAACATGACATCCGTCACCTGCCGGTGGTGAAGGATGGAAAGCTCGTGGGGCTGGTGAGTCACCGGGACCTGATTCGGGCCCTGGCCCGTCAGGACAGGGCGCCAGGAGCGCCACCGATGCAGGTGCGGGACGTCATGACGCGCTCACCGGAGACGTTGAAGCCGAAGAGCTCGGTGCAGGAGGCCATCCACAAGATGCTCGACCGCAAGTTCGGGTGTGTTCCGGTGGTGGAGGACGGGGGCCGGCTGGTGGGAATCCTCACGGAGACGGACCTCATCCGCCTCGCGGGCCGCCTTCTGAAACAGGAAGACCGGCACTGA